In Limosilactobacillus sp. WILCCON 0051, a single window of DNA contains:
- a CDS encoding MucBP domain-containing protein: MLSKNNRQMLDHKMERRSFRFSLRKLNTGLASVVLGFTFGYGLISDQPLVHADEAASSLSSASSNQHSATISEANAEAKSAMLASESTSAGTETALSSAGIASTADASASTVLDSAAGVPLSSDVPTSSAVGEQSISAQEPTAAVSQTAAEPAFDSANAAIQENSLTLSGTEIGNTGNSQRDITATISYTGNAGDKVIFKLPANQDGQNQVAYYIVGASSLSIADTTITNDTANGFYYVTTVLKQSGSISQKISIASRRNDSFDGQLIDGESIGQREFTATLSAVDGNGNDLGSTAKTFTQIISPDMDPALSREPSSEASETLLPNVDYTYKLDLKETKGIYDNEKYPTARVNGSVNYGTTITIPVPASFKLNADATAAKNAFTDGTTITQAQTGADIIITVPKGAGSTLAQADVPYYLVGQYVVSGNVDETVTADGNITIVQNLNDQQDHQLIKTLNQPWTEKLNSIAQPGKPGGSAAGAWDDKTISISDATASKPSATKISTFGIQNITIYDLNDASLTFTIADGFKATGITTAKLNGVTKYAYVLYYADGTTSQGTVAAGETINGKGTSSIRKAVLTPDLIKAGAATDVALYAMNGTIGNYFYINGRLTDKYNDGTAVQVGNQLTNTLTIGGSNLISSVLSVTQTITGGLSSNFKGNGGGGSGYAGTIGVGSITNGYAGEWPTYVLDHPIFYIKLPQYTSFNPDLSIFEGNPVVSTFYVNNGQEQVVKLDYSQSDYVFDNSKLFTSDTNGVFKVAFDINNDALPGLYQGLVYVKTSTPLPKNQKAINDKKLYKPEYTGGVVTDDTYVANAFSTQVLSPGAEFTIGGVSQGNADGTDYHNHGSSLNSGDDSMSYKLTPKNLTGSDLTNSRIYVNLPDNADVVLTGPVTANTAGSVMVLYSTTAVDLNDNAEPDTSSWLTADEVKDWSQIKSFVIQQPTLASSTAANLSSIVVNVKDRTLADDAGKQLALGFKSYADQFATPIKQPNATYVQVYGQSTETKTVTRTINVHQPDGTTAVITQTATIARINTVQKDGTTTTGTWSTSNWESFNAPEFAGYTPDIASVAEAVVDENSTDQTIDITYQANEQQVLIKYIDLDENDRVIDEISLTGPTNTQSDYSTAARLQELIAQGYELVADSVPAKIIFDSIDDIDGNVSQVYTVKLRHQTHAATTSSSVTRTINYVDEKGNPVNGSPDGSSTYVQTATFNRTAIIDSVTGEVLGYDVDGDGKVDTTDADTAWMPSSAELGAVKSADPVTLGFDYVDLATVESATVTPGQQALTQSVVYSKAKVSGTIKYVDDATGKTLDEFELPIGEVGSLIGYTTADQIKQYEERGYELTSSDFVDGTQIYAKTGNDFVVHFKHAIQVVTPNDPNPVTPGDPINPNYPDGPYYPADVSRANLVKDATQTIHYVGAGDQTPSDKVQTQKDAFTRTITIDKVTGEVLATSAWTGSFTFGTEDTDVIEGYHADKKTAGGLTATAAEPDVTATVTYAPNGKLIPIDAAGNPIPGADTPTYPTDPTDPTKVMADEPIPVIQGYTPVDPSPVTPIDAGKDTFVPYTQNEYQLTERFVDEEGNELAPSKNGVYHYGDSFDVTKDAQVISGYVLVKQENTAGTFGDSDQTAKFIYKQVGRIIPVDEAGNPIPGADTPSYQNDPSDPTKVVPNESVPVVPGYTPSTPTVTPTDPTQDTTVTYIKNQTPIAPEEPTTPETPEQPQAPTDPAESPVTSNISGEFEHSTDSAAVENNAKAVLSHDKANDTKQLPQTGNAQHGSILAMMGLVLAGLGFGVVKPKKRKS, from the coding sequence ATGCTATCAAAGAATAATCGGCAAATGCTTGATCATAAAATGGAACGGCGATCATTTCGTTTTTCGCTGCGGAAACTGAATACGGGCCTGGCTTCCGTTGTGTTGGGCTTTACGTTTGGGTACGGCCTGATATCAGATCAGCCGCTGGTTCATGCTGATGAAGCGGCTTCCTCGTTAAGCAGTGCTTCATCAAATCAGCATTCGGCAACGATCAGCGAGGCAAATGCCGAAGCGAAATCGGCAATGCTGGCTTCAGAATCAACGAGTGCGGGTACTGAGACAGCGCTATCCTCAGCTGGCATTGCTTCAACTGCTGACGCTTCTGCATCGACAGTTCTTGATTCAGCAGCTGGCGTTCCATTATCATCAGACGTTCCGACATCTTCTGCAGTGGGCGAGCAATCAATCAGCGCACAGGAGCCAACCGCTGCCGTCAGCCAGACTGCTGCTGAGCCGGCTTTTGACAGTGCCAATGCCGCGATCCAGGAAAACTCACTGACGCTTTCTGGTACCGAGATCGGCAATACTGGGAACAGCCAGCGCGATATCACGGCAACGATTTCCTATACGGGGAATGCTGGCGACAAGGTAATCTTTAAGCTTCCAGCCAACCAGGATGGTCAAAACCAGGTTGCCTACTATATCGTTGGGGCCTCATCGCTTTCGATTGCCGACACGACGATTACCAATGATACGGCAAACGGTTTTTATTACGTTACCACCGTCCTAAAGCAAAGCGGCAGCATCAGCCAAAAGATCTCGATTGCCAGCCGCCGCAATGATTCTTTTGATGGTCAGCTGATTGACGGCGAGTCGATTGGTCAGCGCGAGTTTACGGCGACCCTGTCTGCAGTTGACGGCAATGGCAACGATCTGGGCTCAACTGCCAAAACGTTTACGCAGATCATCAGTCCTGACATGGATCCAGCTTTGAGTCGCGAGCCAAGCAGCGAAGCCTCAGAAACGCTTTTGCCAAACGTTGACTATACGTACAAGCTGGATTTGAAAGAAACCAAGGGCATCTATGATAATGAAAAATACCCAACTGCCCGCGTCAACGGCAGCGTCAACTATGGAACGACGATTACGATTCCGGTTCCCGCCAGTTTTAAACTGAATGCTGACGCGACGGCCGCCAAAAATGCGTTTACGGATGGAACGACGATCACGCAGGCGCAGACGGGGGCCGATATTATCATCACGGTGCCTAAGGGAGCAGGATCGACGCTGGCCCAGGCTGACGTGCCATACTATCTGGTCGGGCAGTACGTCGTGAGCGGCAATGTTGATGAAACCGTAACGGCTGATGGCAACATTACCATCGTGCAGAACCTTAATGATCAGCAGGACCATCAGCTGATCAAGACGCTGAATCAGCCATGGACTGAAAAGCTGAACTCAATCGCACAGCCAGGCAAGCCGGGTGGATCAGCAGCTGGCGCGTGGGATGACAAGACGATCTCAATCAGCGATGCGACGGCAAGCAAGCCATCCGCAACCAAGATCTCAACGTTTGGCATACAAAACATTACGATTTATGATCTGAACGACGCGTCGCTGACGTTTACGATCGCGGATGGTTTTAAGGCTACCGGAATCACGACGGCCAAATTAAACGGCGTCACCAAATATGCATACGTGCTCTACTATGCTGATGGCACCACCAGTCAAGGAACGGTAGCCGCCGGGGAAACGATCAATGGCAAAGGAACCAGCTCGATTCGCAAGGCCGTCTTAACTCCGGATCTGATCAAGGCAGGAGCCGCCACTGATGTTGCCTTGTATGCCATGAATGGTACGATTGGCAACTACTTTTACATCAATGGCCGCTTGACCGATAAGTACAATGACGGCACGGCGGTTCAGGTTGGTAATCAGCTGACGAATACGCTGACGATTGGCGGCTCCAACCTGATTTCAAGCGTGCTCAGCGTTACCCAGACAATTACGGGTGGGCTGTCCAGCAACTTTAAAGGCAATGGCGGTGGGGGCAGCGGCTACGCTGGAACCATTGGCGTCGGCTCGATTACCAATGGCTATGCTGGTGAATGGCCTACCTATGTTTTGGATCATCCAATTTTTTATATTAAGCTGCCGCAGTATACGTCATTTAATCCGGATCTTTCCATTTTTGAAGGCAATCCGGTGGTCTCCACTTTCTATGTCAATAACGGTCAAGAACAGGTCGTCAAGCTGGACTACAGTCAAAGCGATTATGTCTTTGATAACAGCAAGCTCTTTACCAGTGATACCAATGGCGTCTTTAAAGTAGCGTTTGATATTAACAACGATGCCTTGCCGGGGCTGTATCAAGGCCTGGTCTACGTCAAGACCTCAACGCCGCTGCCTAAGAATCAAAAGGCAATCAACGATAAAAAGCTTTATAAACCGGAATACACGGGCGGGGTCGTTACTGACGATACCTATGTAGCCAACGCCTTTTCCACGCAGGTTCTGAGTCCGGGCGCTGAATTTACGATTGGCGGGGTCAGCCAAGGGAATGCCGATGGGACCGATTATCATAATCACGGCAGCTCGCTTAATTCTGGCGATGATTCAATGAGCTACAAGCTGACGCCTAAAAATCTGACTGGCAGCGATCTTACCAATTCGCGAATCTATGTCAACCTGCCTGACAATGCCGACGTGGTGCTGACTGGGCCAGTTACGGCAAATACTGCGGGTAGCGTGATGGTTCTTTATTCAACCACGGCCGTTGATTTGAATGATAATGCCGAACCGGATACCAGCAGCTGGCTGACGGCTGATGAGGTGAAGGATTGGTCGCAGATTAAGAGCTTTGTGATTCAGCAGCCAACGTTAGCCAGCTCAACTGCGGCCAACCTCAGCAGCATCGTCGTCAACGTCAAGGACCGCACGCTGGCTGATGACGCGGGCAAGCAGCTGGCGTTGGGCTTTAAATCCTATGCCGATCAGTTCGCAACGCCAATCAAACAGCCAAACGCGACCTATGTTCAAGTCTACGGGCAAAGTACCGAAACCAAGACGGTAACGCGGACGATCAACGTTCACCAGCCAGATGGTACGACTGCCGTTATCACACAGACAGCTACGATTGCTCGAATCAATACGGTGCAAAAGGATGGCACGACGACGACTGGGACCTGGAGCACGTCTAACTGGGAGTCATTTAACGCGCCTGAGTTTGCCGGCTACACGCCAGACATTGCATCCGTTGCTGAGGCAGTCGTTGATGAAAACTCAACGGATCAGACGATTGACATCACCTATCAGGCAAATGAGCAGCAGGTGTTGATCAAATATATCGATCTGGATGAAAATGATCGCGTTATCGATGAGATTTCGTTAACCGGCCCAACCAACACGCAAAGCGACTACTCAACGGCCGCGCGCCTGCAGGAACTGATTGCACAGGGCTATGAATTGGTGGCTGACTCTGTTCCCGCTAAGATTATCTTTGATTCGATCGATGACATTGATGGCAATGTTTCGCAGGTCTATACGGTTAAGCTGCGGCACCAAACGCACGCGGCAACGACCAGCAGCTCAGTTACGCGGACGATCAATTACGTTGATGAAAAAGGCAATCCAGTCAATGGTTCGCCTGATGGCAGCAGTACGTACGTTCAAACCGCGACCTTTAATCGAACCGCAATCATTGACAGCGTAACGGGAGAGGTTTTAGGCTATGACGTCGATGGTGATGGCAAAGTCGATACTACCGATGCTGACACGGCCTGGATGCCAAGCAGTGCTGAATTAGGCGCGGTCAAGTCAGCCGATCCAGTCACGCTGGGATTTGACTACGTTGATCTGGCCACGGTTGAATCAGCTACGGTAACGCCGGGGCAACAAGCGCTGACACAATCAGTTGTCTACAGCAAGGCCAAAGTGTCCGGTACGATCAAATACGTTGATGACGCAACGGGCAAGACTTTGGATGAGTTTGAGCTGCCAATTGGCGAGGTCGGCTCTTTGATCGGCTACACCACGGCTGATCAGATCAAGCAGTATGAAGAACGCGGCTATGAGCTGACATCCAGTGATTTTGTCGATGGGACGCAGATCTATGCCAAAACAGGCAATGATTTCGTGGTTCACTTTAAGCACGCCATTCAGGTAGTCACGCCTAACGATCCTAATCCGGTAACCCCGGGTGATCCGATCAATCCAAACTATCCGGACGGTCCCTACTATCCAGCTGATGTTTCTCGCGCCAACCTGGTTAAAGACGCAACCCAAACGATTCATTACGTTGGGGCCGGTGATCAAACGCCAAGTGATAAGGTTCAGACGCAAAAGGATGCCTTTACGCGCACGATTACGATTGACAAAGTCACTGGCGAAGTACTCGCAACCAGCGCCTGGACGGGATCATTCACGTTTGGCACGGAAGATACGGACGTGATTGAAGGCTACCATGCTGATAAGAAAACAGCGGGCGGATTGACGGCAACGGCTGCTGAACCAGATGTAACGGCAACGGTAACCTACGCGCCAAATGGTAAGCTGATTCCAATTGACGCGGCCGGCAACCCGATTCCAGGAGCGGACACGCCGACATATCCGACAGATCCAACCGATCCGACAAAGGTCATGGCCGACGAACCAATTCCGGTAATTCAAGGCTACACGCCGGTTGATCCCAGTCCGGTTACCCCAATTGATGCGGGCAAAGACACATTTGTTCCATATACGCAAAACGAATATCAGTTGACGGAACGATTCGTCGATGAGGAAGGCAACGAACTGGCGCCAAGCAAGAACGGTGTCTACCATTATGGCGACTCGTTTGACGTAACTAAAGACGCGCAAGTAATCAGCGGCTACGTTCTGGTCAAGCAGGAAAACACTGCCGGTACGTTTGGCGATAGTGATCAGACGGCCAAGTTCATCTATAAGCAGGTCGGCAGGATCATTCCGGTCGATGAAGCAGGTAACCCGATTCCAGGAGCAGACACGCCAAGCTACCAAAACGATCCAAGTGATCCGACAAAGGTTGTGCCAAATGAATCCGTGCCAGTCGTGCCAGGCTACACGCCAAGCACGCCAACCGTGACGCCGACTGATCCAACGCAGGACACGACGGTAACGTACATTAAGAATCAGACACCGATCGCGCCGGAAGAACCGACTACGCCTGAGACGCCAGAACAGCCTCAAGCGCCAACTGATCCTGCTGAGTCGCCAGTGACGTCGAATATATCAGGTGAATTTGAACACTCGACGGATTCAGCAGCAGTTGAAAATAATGCTAAGGCCGTTTTAAGTCACGACAAGGCCAATGATACCAAGCAGCTGCCACAGACTGGCAATGCTCAACATGGATCGATCCTAGCGATGATGGGGTTGGTACTTGCTGGTTTAGGCTTTGGTGTTGTTAAACCTAAGAAGCGTAAATCGTAA
- a CDS encoding NAD(P)/FAD-dependent oxidoreductase: protein MKKIVILGAGYAGLKTVVELQKKAAKTAEITLVEQNDYHYEATSLHEVAAGNVAPEHISFGIQEVLSPAVKLIKDRVVKVDPDAKQVELAEHAPLNYDYCVMALGFVSETFGIKGAAENSLPMANVDQAEQIAHHLNDQMMQYRADHDSDHLKIIVCGAGFTGIELAGALYDARKRLAKVAEVDPAAIKIKMIDASPRILPMFDDKMKDYAIKLMQKEQLTLQGQAAIKEIKPGAVVYQTKDEQLHEETAGTIIWTTGVSGSPVMAASDLPQRRGRVMVTDHLTAPDYDDLYVLGDVAAVMPPDGKRPYPTTAQIALTMGIYAAKDLAARVTGGQRPGPYSYHSLGTVASMGNTHAFGVAMGMKYYGYPASVIKKMIANKSLIETGGVKELLAKGRFDLYH, encoded by the coding sequence ATGAAAAAAATCGTCATTTTAGGTGCTGGCTATGCTGGCTTGAAAACCGTTGTTGAACTGCAGAAAAAAGCAGCCAAGACAGCTGAGATTACGCTGGTTGAACAAAACGACTATCATTACGAGGCAACCAGCCTGCATGAGGTGGCAGCCGGCAACGTTGCGCCCGAACATATCAGCTTTGGAATTCAAGAAGTTCTCAGCCCGGCCGTCAAACTGATCAAGGATCGCGTCGTCAAGGTTGATCCCGATGCTAAGCAGGTTGAATTAGCCGAACACGCACCATTGAACTATGACTACTGCGTGATGGCGCTGGGATTTGTCTCGGAAACGTTTGGCATCAAGGGGGCCGCGGAAAACAGCCTGCCAATGGCCAATGTTGATCAGGCCGAGCAGATTGCCCATCATTTAAACGATCAGATGATGCAATACCGTGCTGATCATGATTCCGACCACCTTAAGATCATCGTCTGTGGGGCGGGCTTTACCGGAATTGAACTGGCAGGGGCCCTTTACGATGCCAGAAAGCGTTTGGCCAAAGTGGCAGAAGTTGACCCAGCCGCAATTAAAATCAAGATGATTGATGCCTCGCCACGAATTTTGCCAATGTTTGATGACAAGATGAAAGATTATGCTATCAAGCTGATGCAAAAAGAACAGCTTACCTTGCAGGGACAGGCTGCGATTAAAGAAATCAAGCCGGGCGCAGTCGTTTATCAAACCAAGGATGAACAGCTGCATGAGGAAACGGCTGGCACGATCATCTGGACAACCGGGGTCAGCGGCAGTCCGGTCATGGCAGCCTCTGATCTGCCGCAGCGGCGTGGTCGGGTGATGGTTACCGATCACTTGACGGCTCCTGATTATGATGACCTGTACGTTTTGGGCGACGTGGCCGCGGTAATGCCGCCAGATGGCAAGCGGCCTTACCCAACGACGGCTCAGATCGCGCTGACGATGGGAATCTACGCGGCTAAGGATCTGGCAGCCCGCGTAACTGGTGGTCAGCGGCCTGGTCCATACTCATACCATTCACTGGGGACTGTGGCTTCAATGGGCAACACGCATGCTTTTGGCGTTGCGATGGGGATGAAGTACTATGGCTACCCAGCTTCGGTAATCAAGAAGATGATTGCCAACAAGTCGCTGATTGAAACTGGCGGGGTTAAGGAACTGCTTGCCAAGGGCCGGTTTGATCTGTATCACTAG
- a CDS encoding prenyltransferase, producing MSLKVFLELIEVKAKAASLLPFLLGVGYSIWYYHSFDWRVMLVFLIAMLLFNMAVDVMDNYNDYRHAIDTEVYQQKTNIIGREQLSLPAMRYLIAGMILVASLLGIWLVAQVGWPLLGLGIFCFLVGIFYSFGPYPLSGLPVGEFFAGFTMGFMIVLITIYLNVQEQFSWDWLSLGRILVLAMPLELWISNLLLANNLCDAAEDLRNHRHTIVRLLGKRACLIAFSVKNVLAFLFITISPFFHISPFTVILSLLIVPFVFKQNKMLIKRQVKKETFICAVRILMVGGATQVLTYLIGMVL from the coding sequence ATGTCGCTGAAAGTTTTTTTGGAATTGATTGAGGTGAAAGCCAAGGCTGCCAGTCTGCTGCCCTTTTTATTGGGTGTTGGCTACAGCATCTGGTACTACCATTCGTTTGACTGGCGGGTAATGCTGGTGTTTCTGATCGCGATGCTGCTGTTCAATATGGCCGTCGACGTCATGGATAACTACAACGATTACCGCCATGCCATCGATACTGAGGTTTACCAGCAAAAGACCAACATCATCGGCCGCGAGCAGCTGTCATTGCCGGCCATGCGATACTTGATTGCCGGGATGATCTTGGTCGCGTCGCTATTGGGAATCTGGCTGGTGGCTCAGGTTGGCTGGCCGCTTTTAGGACTGGGCATCTTCTGCTTTTTGGTCGGGATCTTTTATTCGTTTGGCCCCTATCCGCTGTCCGGATTGCCGGTGGGCGAGTTTTTTGCCGGTTTTACGATGGGCTTTATGATTGTCTTGATCACCATCTATCTAAACGTACAGGAGCAATTTTCCTGGGATTGGCTAAGTCTGGGGCGGATCCTGGTGCTGGCAATGCCGTTGGAGCTTTGGATCTCAAACCTGCTGCTGGCCAACAACCTTTGCGACGCGGCCGAGGATCTGCGCAATCATCGGCATACGATTGTCCGGCTGTTGGGCAAGCGCGCCTGTCTGATTGCCTTTAGCGTCAAAAACGTCTTGGCATTCTTATTTATCACTATATCACCATTCTTTCACATTTCACCGTTTACAGTAATTTTGTCTTTGCTTATTGTACCTTTCGTTTTCAAACAGAACAAGATGCTTATCAAAAGACAAGTTAAAAAAGAGACTTTTATCTGCGCTGTCCGTATCTTGATGGTAGGCGGTGCGACTCAGGTTCTGACTTATCTAATTGGAATGGTTCTCTAA
- a CDS encoding polyprenyl synthetase family protein, with translation MINSFQTQTKRLIGSELKQVRQLIDTRLQCRNPELAQALQQMASHGGKFLRPTLLLLVAKAAAPKDWTPATRSRLIQLGASIEILHMATLIHDDIIDDSPKRRGQVSVQAQFGKDTAVYAGDLLFTQFFELLIANLANDEYLQINARSMKKILDGELGQMALRYHQQQQIIQYLRNVNGKTAALFQLAASEGAHFAGADRQTTAYAARFGQNLGIAFQMIDDLLDYTDQSKLNKPVMQDLATGVYSLPLLMALQHSATAKELQPLLEQSLTHAIEQQIKAIVINSGALDEARQLAQRFTQKADQWLAKLPDSPAQQLLGQLTQQLMQRTI, from the coding sequence ATGATCAATTCATTTCAAACTCAAACCAAACGCTTAATCGGCAGTGAATTAAAACAGGTTCGCCAGCTCATCGACACGCGCCTGCAGTGCCGCAATCCCGAACTGGCGCAGGCCTTGCAGCAGATGGCCAGTCACGGCGGCAAATTTCTGCGCCCAACGCTGCTGCTCTTGGTAGCCAAAGCGGCCGCGCCCAAGGATTGGACTCCCGCCACGCGCAGCCGTTTGATCCAGCTGGGCGCTTCAATCGAGATTCTGCACATGGCAACGCTGATCCATGACGATATTATCGATGACTCGCCCAAGCGTCGTGGTCAGGTCAGCGTTCAGGCTCAATTCGGCAAGGATACCGCAGTCTACGCCGGCGACCTGCTGTTTACCCAGTTTTTTGAGCTGTTGATTGCCAACCTGGCCAACGATGAGTATCTGCAGATCAACGCACGGTCCATGAAAAAGATCTTGGATGGCGAATTAGGACAGATGGCGCTGCGCTATCATCAACAGCAGCAGATCATTCAGTACCTGCGCAACGTCAACGGCAAGACAGCAGCGCTATTTCAGCTGGCGGCCAGCGAAGGCGCTCATTTTGCCGGAGCGGATCGCCAGACCACTGCTTATGCCGCGCGCTTTGGTCAAAACCTGGGCATTGCCTTTCAAATGATTGACGATCTGCTTGACTATACCGATCAAAGCAAGCTCAACAAGCCCGTGATGCAGGACCTGGCTACCGGCGTCTATTCACTGCCGCTTTTAATGGCCCTGCAGCACTCGGCGACGGCCAAAGAACTCCAGCCGCTGCTTGAACAGTCACTGACCCACGCCATTGAGCAGCAGATCAAGGCCATCGTAATCAACAGCGGCGCATTGGATGAGGCCCGTCAGTTAGCCCAGCGGTTTACGCAAAAGGCCGATCAGTGGCTGGCAAAGCTGCCGGATTCACCTGCTCAGCAACTGTTGGGTCAGCTGACGCAACAGCTTATGCAAAGAACCATTTAG
- the cydC gene encoding thiol reductant ABC exporter subunit CydC, producing MFRQIKLFQILKHDSWVRPFLRRYRKSLILAISLGILTFVCAAGLMFSAGYLISRAAEQPVNILLVYVPIVLTRAFGIGRPTLHYAERLVSHNWVLKMTSKLRQQLYDALETDAIFWRRRYQLGDLLGLLADDIGHIQNLYLRTIFPMLVAWGLYVILIIALGWLSPLLGLAVLLIFGLMIIAIPWWSTVVNGARQMKDKQLRDRMYAELTDDVLGLADWRLAGRREDYLKRHAATEKLAMNNRLAEHRFARRRDFLMEMLFLLMAVSLVLWGAARWGQYHGGAADWIAALVLALFPLADALSPLPAAAQETNLYGESLRRLNELPAADQKSAADSHPRAPYQIELRDLHFRYEADDAEVLKGIDLTIKPGEKIAVLGRSGSGKTTLLSLLRGDLQPTGGTVTVGDCSSFELGDAAAEIFGVINQRPYLFNTTIANNLRLGNEEASDEQLADALQRVGLWEMIDQLPQKMETPVAEAGLRFSGGERHRLALARILLHNAPIVLLDEPTVGLDPITERQVIETFQTQLQDRTLIWVTHHLQGVERMDRVILIGDGQLKLQGTPAELWQQSAYYRGLLTADQGGTSQAGK from the coding sequence ATGTTTAGACAGATCAAGCTTTTTCAGATTTTAAAGCATGATTCGTGGGTCCGCCCGTTTCTGCGGCGCTATCGCAAAAGTCTGATTCTGGCGATCTCGCTGGGAATTCTGACGTTTGTCTGCGCGGCCGGGTTGATGTTTAGTGCCGGCTACCTGATCAGCCGCGCCGCTGAGCAGCCGGTCAACATTCTGCTGGTCTACGTGCCGATCGTCTTGACGCGCGCGTTTGGGATTGGCCGGCCCACGCTGCATTATGCCGAGCGATTGGTCAGCCACAACTGGGTGCTTAAGATGACTTCCAAGCTGCGGCAGCAACTGTATGACGCCTTGGAAACCGACGCGATCTTTTGGCGCCGTCGCTATCAGCTGGGGGATCTGCTGGGATTGCTAGCCGACGATATCGGGCACATTCAGAATCTTTATCTGCGGACGATCTTTCCAATGCTGGTTGCCTGGGGTCTTTACGTGATCCTGATTATTGCGCTGGGCTGGCTTTCACCATTGCTGGGGCTGGCCGTACTGCTGATCTTTGGTTTGATGATCATCGCGATTCCATGGTGGTCAACGGTAGTCAACGGCGCGCGTCAGATGAAAGACAAGCAGCTGCGTGATCGGATGTATGCCGAATTGACGGATGACGTCTTGGGGCTGGCTGACTGGCGCTTGGCGGGACGACGCGAAGACTATCTGAAACGCCACGCGGCAACGGAAAAGCTGGCGATGAACAATCGGCTGGCGGAGCACCGGTTTGCCAGGCGGCGAGATTTCTTAATGGAGATGCTGTTTTTGCTGATGGCCGTCAGTCTGGTTCTTTGGGGCGCCGCGCGTTGGGGACAGTATCATGGCGGCGCAGCGGATTGGATTGCCGCGCTGGTCTTGGCGCTGTTTCCACTGGCTGACGCGCTGTCGCCGCTGCCGGCTGCGGCTCAGGAAACCAATTTGTATGGCGAGTCGCTGCGCCGTTTGAATGAGCTGCCGGCTGCCGATCAGAAATCAGCTGCTGATTCACACCCCCGCGCGCCGTATCAAATTGAGCTGCGTGATCTGCATTTCCGCTACGAGGCCGATGATGCCGAAGTGCTGAAAGGAATCGATTTAACGATCAAGCCTGGTGAAAAGATTGCCGTTCTTGGACGCAGCGGGAGCGGGAAAACGACCTTGCTCTCACTGCTGCGGGGCGATCTTCAGCCAACAGGGGGCACGGTAACCGTGGGCGATTGTTCGAGTTTTGAATTGGGCGACGCGGCCGCTGAGATTTTTGGCGTGATCAACCAGCGTCCGTACCTGTTCAACACCACGATTGCCAATAATCTGCGGCTGGGCAATGAAGAAGCCAGCGATGAGCAGTTAGCAGACGCGCTGCAGCGGGTTGGTCTCTGGGAAATGATTGACCAGCTGCCGCAGAAAATGGAGACGCCGGTTGCTGAAGCCGGGCTGCGTTTTTCTGGCGGTGAGCGGCATCGACTTGCATTGGCGCGGATTCTGCTGCACAACGCGCCGATCGTTTTGCTGGATGAGCCGACAGTTGGGCTGGACCCAATTACGGAGCGTCAGGTAATCGAAACGTTTCAAACGCAGCTGCAGGATCGCACGCTGATCTGGGTGACGCACCACCTGCAGGGAGTCGAACGAATGGACCGTGTGATCTTGATTGGCGATGGTCAGCTTAAACTGCAGGGCACGCCGGCAGAATTGTGGCAGCAAAGCGCGTACTACCGCGGCCTGCTGACTGCCGATCAAGGCGGAACCAGTCAGGCTGGCAAATAA